The following are from one region of the Sorghum bicolor cultivar BTx623 chromosome 2, Sorghum_bicolor_NCBIv3, whole genome shotgun sequence genome:
- the LOC8079021 gene encoding UDP-arabinopyranose mutase 3, whose protein sequence is MASGSHAPVPLLKDELDIVIPTIRNLDFLEMWRPFFQPYHLIIVQDGDPSKTIRVPEGFDYELYNRNDINRMLGPKASCISFKDSACRCFGYMVSKKKYIYTIDDDCFVAKDPSGKDINALEQHIKNLLSPSTPFFFNTLYDPYRVGADFVRGYPFSLREGVPTAVSHGLWLNIPDYDAPTQLVKPLERNTRYVDAILTIPKGTLFPMCGMNLAFDRELIGPAMYFGLMGDGQPIGRYDDMWAGWCTKVITDHLGLGVKTGLPYIWHSKASNPFVNLKKEYNGIFWQEELIPFFQSVSLPKEATTVQKCYLELAKQVRAKLGKVDGYFNKLADSMVTWIEAWDELNPPKGGAPTANGPPKK, encoded by the exons ATGGCGTCCGGCTCGCACGCGCCGGTGCCGCTGCTCAAGGACGAGCTGGACATCGTCATCCCGACGATCCGCAACCTCGACTTCCTGGAGATGTGGCGGCCCTTCTTCCAGCCATACCACCTCATCATCGTGCAGGACGGCGACCCCAGCAAGACCATCCGCGTCCCCGAGGGCTTCGACTACGAGCTCTACAACCGCAACGACATCAACCGCATGCTGGGGCCCAAGGCCTCCTGCATCTCCTTCAAGGACTCCGCCTGCCGCTGCTTCGGCTACATGGTCTCCAAGAAGAAGTACATCTACACCATCGACGACGACTGCTTC GTTGCCAAGGATCCATCAGGGAAGGACATCAATGCACTTGAGCAGCACATCAAGAACCTCCTGAGCCCTTCTACTCCATTTTTCTTCAATACTTTGTATGACCCTTACCGTGTTGGCGCCGATTTTGTTCGTGGGTACCCCTTCAGCCTTCGTGAGGGTGTCCCGACTGCTGTTTCTCACGGGCTTTGGCTCAACATTCCAGACTATGATGCCCCTACCCAGCTTGTTAAGCCCCTTGAGAGAAACACCAG GTATGTTGATGCTATTCTTACAATCCCGAAGGGCACCCTCTTCCCTATGTGTGGAATGAACCTTGCATTTGACCGTGAGCTCATTGGCCCTGCAATGTACTTTGGTCTTATGGGTGATGGCCAGCCTATCGGTCGCTACGATGATATGTGGGCAGGATGGTGCACAAAG GTGATTACGGATCATCTGGGCCTGGGTGTGAAGACTGGCCTACCCTACATCTGGCACAGCAAAGCAAGCAACCCGTTTGTGAACCTGAAGAAGGAATACAACGGCATCTTCTGGCAAGAAGAGCTGATCCCATTCTTCCAGTCAGTCTCCCTTCCAAAGGAGGCCACCACCGTCCAAAAGTGCTACCTCGAGTTGGCCAAGCAGGTGAGGGCAAAGCTCGGCAAGGTGGATGGCTACTTCAACAAGCTTGCCGACTCCATGGTCACGTGGATTGAGGCCTGGGACGAGCTGAACCCCCCAAAAGGTGGAGCCCCCACAGCAAATGGCCCTCCCAAGAAGTAA
- the LOC8079022 gene encoding MADS-box transcription factor 18: MGRGPVQLRRIENKINRQVTFSKRRNGLLKKAHEISVLCDAEVALIVFSTKGKLYEYSSHSSMEGILERYQRYSFEERAVLDPTIEDQANWGDEYVRLKSKLDALQKSQRQLLGEQLDSLTIKELQQLEQQLDSSLKHIRSRKNQLMFDSISELQKKEKALTDQNGVLQKLMEAEKEKNNALMNAHLREQPNGASTSSPSLSPPVVPDSMPTLNIGPCQPRGAGKSEPGPSPAPAQANSGNLPPWMLRTVSNR, translated from the exons ATGGGGCGCGGACCGGTGCAGCTGCGCCGGATCGAGAACAAGATCAACCGCCAggtgaccttctccaagcgccggAACGGGCTGCTGAAGAAGGCCCACGAGATCTCCGTTCTCTGCGATGCGGAGGTCGCGCTCATCGTCTTCTCCACTAAGGGGAAGCTCTACGAGTACTCTAGCCATTCCAG CATGGAAGGCATTCTTGAGCGTTACCAGCGTTACTCATTTGAAGAAAGAGCAGTACTTGACCCAACTATTGAAGACCAG GCAAATTGGGGAGATGAATATGTCCGGttaaaatccaaacttgatgcACTTCAGAAGAGTCAAAG GCAACTGTTAGGAGAACAATTGGATTCACTAACCATAAAAGAACTCCAGCAACTGGAGCAACAATTGGACAGTTCTTTGAAGCATATTAGGTCAAGAAAG AATCAGCTCATGTTCGATTCAATTTCCGAGCTTCAGAAAAAG GAGAAAGCACTTACAGACCAAAATGGTGTCCTGCAAAAG CTCATGGAGGCAGAGAAGGAGAAAAACAATGCTTTAATGAACGCACACCTCCGGGAGCAGCCAAATGGagcatcaacaagctccccatCACTGTCACCACCAGTAGTTCCAGATTCCATGCCAACTCTAAATATTGG GCCATGTCAACCTAGAGGAGCAGGAAAATCTGAGCCTGGTCCGTCTCCTGCTCCTGCACAAGCAAACAGCGGCAACCTGCCACCATGGATGCTCCGCACTGTCAGTAACAGGTGA
- the LOC8079023 gene encoding uncharacterized protein LOC8079023: MAITETAARKLLHGGAAGTIAQGVADLGGISFGLWEMVTSFFADIIAYLFAALAGAAHLLVLPLEVLWQSLVTVVTTAAGAVASGLDGLCHYVTGFFAQIFAAIAGAAHLLVLPLETLWQWLATSATDAAGSIASGIDGLWQHVTGFLAHIFAAIAGAAHQFVLPLETLWQWLATSMTDAAGAISSGFDGLWQLVAAFLPGAWSAVAGAAHQIPQKLANLWRWLQAAAPVALPYVLAVAAVVLVATLVWFCWPVLLEASVGVGKALVIGACFFVQGLLHVGRAVLSVFVFLLPCLNCAVVTMKAPGAAGIRISRAAFEAAPALFFQILRSAPTIVAATVFCTKTVALLVAFPVAALFGAR, translated from the coding sequence ATGGCCATCACTGAGACGGCAGCACGGAAGCTCCTGCATGGCGGCGCCGCTGGCACCATCGCCCAAGGCGTCGCCGACTTGGGCGGCATCAGCTTCGGCCTGTGGGAGATGGTGACCAGCTTCTTCGCCGACATCATCGCCTACCTCTTCGCCGCACTCGCGGGCGCAGCCCACCTGCTCGTCCTGCCACTGGAGGTGCTCTGGCAGTCGCTCGTCACCGTCGTCACCACCGCCGCGGGCGCCGTCGCTTCCGGCCTCGATGGCCTGTGCCACTACGTCACGGGCTTCTTCGCCCAAATCTTCGCGGCCATCGCCGGTGCGGCCCACCTGTTGGTCCTGCCCCTAGAGACGCTCTGGCAGTGGCTCGCCACCAGCGCGACCGACGCCGCGGGCTCCATCGCTTCCGGCATCGACGGCCTGTGGCAGCACGTCACGGGCTTCCTCGCCCACATCTtcgcggccatcgccggcgcgGCCCACCAATTCGTCCTGCCGCTAGAGACGCTCTGGCAGTGGCTCGCTACCAGCATGACAGACGCCGCGGGCGCCATCAGCTCCGGCTTCGACGGCCTGTGGCAGCTCGTCGCGGCCTTCCTCCCCGGAGCCTGGTCCGCCGTGGCGGGCGCAGCACACCAGATCCCACAGAAGCTGGCGAACCTCTGGCGGTGGCTCCAGGCCGCTGCCCCGGTCGCGCTCCCGTACGTGCTCGCCGTGGCTGCGGTCGTCCTCGTCGCGACGCTCGTGTGGTTCTGCTGGCCGGTCCTCTTGGAAGCTAGCGTGGGGGTCGGGAAGGCACTCGTGATCGGCGCCTGCTTCTTCGTGCAGGGGCTGTTGCACGTTGGCCGCGCCGTTCTGTCGGTGTTCGTCTTCCTCCTGCCGTGCCTGAACTGCGCCGTGGTCACCATGAAGGCCCCTGGCGCCGCCGGCATACGGATATCGCGCGCGGCCTTCGAGGCCGCCCCGGCGCTATTCTTCCAGATCCTGCGCTCCGCTCCAACCATCGTGGCCGCCACCGTCTTCTGCACGAAAACGGTGGCCTTGCTCGTCGCTTTCCCGGTCGCCGCTCTTTTCGGCGCCCGGTGA
- the LOC8081537 gene encoding uncharacterized protein LOC8081537: MAFPGSPARKLLPGGFTAVAGGSLSFDLDGAGDFFSGLWQLVKAKAAEVVAYLATLFAALAEKADEVFPPETRSETLRQWVHVAVTVVVPAVLGALVLRCVARCCWRCCCAGGGRAARGGRFMAAPGRGGARMPRGVFENNPRDYFRDLRAGKPLVY, from the coding sequence ATGGCATTCCCCGGGTCTCCGGCGAGGAAGCTCCTACCAGGCGGCTTCACCGCCGTCGCCGGCGGGTCTCTCAGCTTCGACCTCGACGGCGCCGGCGACTTCTTCTCGGGCCTGTGGCAGCTCGTCAAGGCGAAGGCCGCCGAGGTCGTGGCCTACCTCGCCACCCTGTTCGCGGCGCTGGCGGAGAAGGCGGACGAGGTGTTCCCGCCGGAGACCCGGTCGGAGACGCTCCGGCAGTGGGTGCACGTGGCCGTCACCGTGGTGGTCCCGGCCGTGCTGGGCGCCCTCGTGCTCCGCTGCGTCGCCCGCTGCTGCTGGCGCTGCTgctgcgccggcggcggcagggCCGCGCGCGGTGGCCGCTTTATGGCTGCGccgggccgcggcggcgcgcgcaTGCCGCGGGGCGTGTTCGAGAACAACCCCCGGGATTACTTCCGTGACCTCCGCGCCGGGAAGCCCCTCGTGTACTAG